Proteins found in one Microbacterium sp. LWS13-1.2 genomic segment:
- the fmt gene encoding methionyl-tRNA formyltransferase: MRLVFAGTPEPAVPSLRRLAATAHDVVAVVTRQDAPLGRKRVLTPSPVATAAEELGIPVIRADRLDATVTAEIAALQPDLGVIVAYGGLVREPLLSSPVHGWINLHFSLLPRWRGAAPVQHALIAGDARTGASVFQLVPALDAGDVFGELAIDVPADATAGSLLSALADDGAGLLADVVDAIADGSAVSRPQVGEPTYASKLGDDDGRVRWDEPADAVLGRIRGVTPEPGAHTTISGVRLKVLAVASAPADAPHLQPGALALHGGKVVAGTASAPIVLDTVQPAGKGAMRAADWWRGLRDATPVAGS; encoded by the coding sequence ATGCGCCTCGTCTTCGCCGGCACGCCCGAGCCGGCCGTGCCGTCATTGCGGCGGCTCGCGGCCACCGCTCACGACGTCGTCGCGGTCGTCACCCGCCAGGATGCTCCGCTCGGGCGCAAGCGCGTGCTCACCCCGTCTCCCGTCGCCACCGCCGCCGAGGAGCTCGGGATCCCCGTGATCCGCGCCGACCGGCTCGATGCGACCGTCACGGCCGAGATCGCGGCCCTCCAGCCCGATCTCGGGGTGATCGTCGCCTACGGCGGCCTGGTACGCGAGCCGCTGCTGTCGAGCCCTGTCCACGGGTGGATCAACCTGCACTTCTCACTCCTCCCACGCTGGCGCGGCGCGGCGCCCGTGCAGCACGCCCTCATCGCGGGCGATGCGCGCACCGGCGCGAGCGTGTTCCAACTGGTCCCCGCGCTCGACGCCGGCGACGTCTTCGGCGAGCTCGCCATCGACGTGCCCGCGGACGCCACCGCGGGGTCGCTGCTCTCGGCGCTCGCCGACGACGGCGCCGGGCTGCTCGCCGACGTCGTCGATGCGATCGCCGACGGCTCCGCGGTCTCCCGCCCGCAGGTGGGCGAGCCGACCTACGCCTCGAAGCTCGGCGACGACGACGGCCGCGTGCGCTGGGACGAGCCCGCGGACGCCGTGCTCGGGCGCATCCGCGGCGTCACACCCGAACCGGGCGCCCATACGACGATCTCGGGCGTGCGGCTCAAGGTGCTCGCCGTCGCGTCTGCGCCAGCGGACGCTCCGCACCTGCAGCCAGGCGCCCTCGCGCTGCACGGCGGCAAGGTCGTCGCCGGCACCGCGTCCGCGCCGATCGTGCTCGACACGGTTCAGCCGGCGGGCAAGGGCGCCATGCGCGCCGCCGACTGGTGGCGGGGTCTGCGCGATGCGACCCCGGTGGCGGGATCGTGA
- a CDS encoding primosomal protein N', giving the protein MTAVHDDENGAGEGARPARRVARVLIDSPLPQLDRLFDYEIPAELAADAQPGVRVRVPLRSAGRVVDGLLVELGEPDASDRPLSQLEAVVSPVAVLTPALYALARRAADRAAGSAGDILRLAIPKRMVRAEKAWLAAEPPPPPRVEEADAAWAADVLAVYPGLAEALDGGERLALDAPPVPAQLEDGTVVGSWAILLAAAATRVLAAGRSAVIAVPDHRDRAQLEAALLSRIPADAFVRDDAKQSGPARYAAFLRTLADAPCVVIGNRSTVYAPVGDLGLVALWDDGDPLLAEPLSPGVHARDAALLRQELHGGALVFAGHTRTTDVERLVAVGWVRDLPAARRLSPRVVLSANREGESRAARVPSSAFAAAREALADGPVLVQVARPGYAPVLVCAKCRHPARCPHCGGPLHAARQGAVPTCTWCGRAAHAWACPECSSTLLRMASSGSERTADELGRAFPGTRVIIADGDHPVTEVDGRPALVVATRGAEPLAIGGYRAVILLDGDRMLMAEDLRIGESCLRWWSNAAALAAPGAPVHLVGVGGEVARALATWMQAAYARAELADRAPLRMPPTVRVAAVEGPRRAVDTALAELRQAVPELDAEAVLGPLAHGESVRALVRFEYGLGARVTESLRASVVSQAVKGRRPAKGRTPGAANTLKVRVDVPDLDL; this is encoded by the coding sequence GTGACCGCGGTGCACGACGACGAGAACGGCGCCGGCGAGGGTGCGCGACCCGCGCGCCGCGTCGCGCGCGTGCTCATCGACTCCCCGCTGCCGCAGCTGGACCGGCTGTTCGACTACGAGATCCCCGCCGAGCTCGCGGCCGACGCGCAGCCCGGCGTGCGGGTGCGCGTGCCGCTGCGCAGCGCCGGACGCGTCGTTGACGGCCTCCTCGTCGAGTTGGGGGAGCCGGATGCCTCCGACCGCCCGCTGTCTCAGCTCGAGGCCGTCGTCTCGCCCGTGGCGGTGCTGACGCCGGCGCTCTACGCGCTCGCGCGCCGTGCCGCCGATCGGGCGGCCGGCTCAGCCGGCGACATCCTGCGGCTTGCCATTCCGAAGCGCATGGTCCGCGCCGAGAAGGCATGGCTGGCGGCCGAGCCGCCTCCGCCTCCCCGCGTGGAGGAGGCGGACGCCGCGTGGGCCGCCGACGTGCTCGCCGTGTATCCCGGCCTCGCCGAGGCGCTGGACGGCGGCGAGCGCCTCGCGCTCGACGCCCCGCCCGTGCCTGCGCAGCTCGAGGACGGCACCGTCGTCGGTTCATGGGCGATCCTCCTCGCCGCGGCGGCGACCCGCGTGCTCGCCGCCGGGCGCAGCGCCGTCATCGCCGTCCCCGACCATCGCGACCGCGCGCAGCTCGAGGCGGCCCTGCTGAGCCGCATCCCTGCCGACGCGTTCGTCCGCGACGACGCCAAGCAGAGCGGTCCCGCCCGGTATGCGGCGTTCCTGCGCACCCTCGCGGACGCACCGTGCGTGGTCATCGGCAACCGCTCCACCGTGTACGCGCCGGTCGGCGACCTCGGGCTCGTCGCGCTGTGGGACGACGGCGATCCGCTCCTCGCCGAACCGCTCAGTCCGGGCGTCCACGCCCGCGACGCGGCACTGCTGCGCCAGGAGCTCCACGGCGGCGCGCTCGTCTTCGCGGGGCACACGCGCACCACCGATGTGGAGCGGCTGGTCGCCGTGGGCTGGGTGCGCGATCTTCCGGCCGCGCGCCGGCTGAGCCCTCGCGTGGTGCTCAGCGCGAACCGTGAGGGCGAGTCACGGGCGGCGCGGGTGCCGTCGTCGGCGTTCGCCGCCGCGCGCGAGGCTCTCGCCGACGGGCCCGTCCTCGTCCAGGTCGCGCGCCCGGGGTATGCCCCCGTCCTCGTCTGCGCGAAGTGCCGCCACCCCGCCCGATGCCCGCACTGCGGTGGGCCGCTGCACGCCGCTCGGCAGGGCGCGGTGCCGACGTGCACGTGGTGCGGTCGCGCCGCCCATGCCTGGGCATGCCCCGAGTGCTCGTCGACCCTGCTGCGCATGGCGTCGTCGGGCAGCGAGCGGACCGCCGACGAGCTCGGGCGGGCCTTTCCCGGCACCCGCGTGATCATCGCCGACGGCGATCATCCGGTCACCGAGGTCGACGGGCGTCCGGCGCTGGTGGTCGCGACTCGGGGGGCCGAACCGCTGGCGATCGGCGGCTACCGGGCGGTGATCCTGCTGGACGGCGATCGGATGCTGATGGCCGAGGATCTGCGCATCGGCGAGTCGTGCCTGCGGTGGTGGTCGAACGCCGCCGCACTGGCCGCTCCGGGCGCCCCGGTGCACCTGGTCGGCGTGGGGGGAGAGGTCGCCCGGGCGCTCGCGACGTGGATGCAGGCCGCCTACGCGCGTGCGGAGCTCGCCGACCGGGCGCCGCTGCGGATGCCGCCCACCGTGCGGGTGGCGGCGGTCGAGGGGCCGCGGCGGGCCGTCGACACCGCTCTGGCGGAGCTCCGGCAGGCAGTGCCCGAGCTCGACGCCGAGGCGGTCCTCGGGCCGCTCGCCCACGGCGAGTCGGTCCGCGCGCTCGTGAGGTTCGAGTACGGCCTGGGCGCCCGCGTGACCGAGAGCCTGCGCGCCTCGGTCGTGAGCCAGGCCGTGAAGGGCCGCCGTCCTGCGAAGGGACGCACACCGGGAGCCGCCAATACACTGAAGGTTCGGGTCGACGTGCCCGATCTCGACCTCTGA
- the rpoZ gene encoding DNA-directed RNA polymerase subunit omega, whose protein sequence is MAGTNQGIIEPPIDSLLEKVDSKYQLVIFASKRARQINDYYSDLHEGNLFDNVGPLVDSTVEDKPLTIAMHEIHEDKLRLRRAE, encoded by the coding sequence ATGGCCGGAACGAACCAGGGCATCATCGAGCCCCCCATCGACAGCCTGCTCGAGAAGGTCGACTCGAAGTACCAGCTCGTGATCTTCGCGTCCAAGCGCGCGCGTCAGATCAACGACTACTACTCCGACCTCCACGAGGGCAACCTGTTCGACAACGTGGGCCCGCTCGTCGACTCGACGGTCGAGGACAAGCCCCTCACGATCGCGATGCACGAGATCCACGAGGACAAGCTGCGCCTGCGCCGCGCGGAGTAA
- the metK gene encoding methionine adenosyltransferase, whose translation MTDLRLFTSESVTEGHPDKICDQISDSILDAILEADPNGRVAVETLVTTGLVHVAGEVSTSAYVEIPAIVRSVVNRIGYTSSETGFDGDSCGVSVSIGAQSSDIAAGVDKAFERREDGSEDPHDLQGAGDQGIMFGYATTETPQLMPMAAWTAHRMAERLAEVRRSGELPFLRPDGKTQVTLGYEGDTPRTIESVVLSTQHQPDISQKALRAAVRAEVIDPVLEATGLDLPDVKFYINPAGPFVTGGPKGDAGLTGRKIIIDTYGGASRHGGGAFSGKDPSKVDRSAAYAMRWVAKNAVAAGLADRLEVQVAYAIGKAKPVGLYVETFGTGRVADDVITAAILDVFDLRPKAIIDQLDLLRPIYAQTAAYGHFGRELPDFTWERTDRADALRAAAGL comes from the coding sequence ATGACCGACCTGCGTCTGTTCACGTCCGAATCCGTCACCGAGGGCCATCCCGACAAGATCTGCGACCAGATCTCGGACTCGATCCTCGACGCGATCCTCGAGGCGGACCCGAACGGCCGGGTGGCCGTGGAGACGCTCGTCACCACCGGCCTGGTCCACGTCGCGGGCGAGGTGTCGACCTCTGCCTACGTCGAGATCCCCGCGATCGTGCGCAGCGTCGTCAACCGCATCGGGTACACCTCCAGCGAGACAGGCTTCGACGGCGACTCGTGCGGCGTCAGCGTGTCGATCGGGGCGCAGTCCTCCGACATCGCGGCCGGCGTCGACAAGGCGTTCGAGCGGCGCGAAGACGGTTCCGAGGACCCGCACGACCTGCAGGGCGCAGGCGACCAGGGGATCATGTTCGGCTACGCGACCACCGAGACGCCGCAGCTCATGCCGATGGCAGCCTGGACGGCGCACCGCATGGCGGAGCGTCTCGCCGAGGTGCGCCGGTCGGGGGAGCTGCCGTTCCTGCGACCCGACGGCAAGACCCAGGTCACGCTCGGCTACGAGGGCGACACCCCGCGGACCATCGAGTCTGTCGTGCTGTCGACGCAGCACCAGCCCGACATCTCGCAGAAGGCGCTGCGCGCCGCGGTCCGCGCCGAGGTCATCGACCCGGTCCTCGAGGCGACGGGCCTCGACCTTCCCGACGTGAAGTTCTACATCAACCCCGCCGGCCCGTTCGTCACGGGCGGCCCGAAGGGCGACGCCGGTCTGACCGGCCGCAAGATCATCATCGACACCTACGGCGGAGCCTCGCGCCACGGCGGCGGCGCCTTCAGCGGGAAGGACCCCTCGAAGGTCGACCGCTCGGCGGCGTACGCGATGCGCTGGGTCGCCAAGAACGCGGTCGCGGCCGGGCTCGCCGACCGCCTCGAGGTGCAGGTCGCCTACGCGATCGGCAAGGCCAAGCCCGTCGGACTCTATGTCGAGACCTTCGGCACCGGCCGCGTCGCCGACGATGTCATCACGGCCGCGATCCTCGACGTCTTCGACCTGCGTCCCAAGGCGATCATCGACCAGCTGGATCTGCTGCGCCCGATCTACGCGCAGACCGCGGCATACGGTCACTTCGGTCGCGAGCTGCCCGATTTCACGTGGGAGCGCACCGACCGCGCCGACGCGCTGCGCGCGGCCGCCGGGCTCTGA